GTTTCCCCAAAAAATACCCTATAAGCTCTCGTGTATCTGTGAAATACCGTGTGGACATTGAATCCGTGGATAAGCAATATGACTTACCAAGTCACTTTGTCTATATGACTGGTCATGGAGGCGATCGTTATTTTCAATTTCAGGCGAAGGACGTAATTGCGGCTAGTGACATTGAGATGTACGTGAAAGAGTTTATAGTTAAGCATCCCAATGTTCATTCGTTTTTGGTCACTGACACTTGTGAAGCGTCTACGTTGTTTGAGCGTTTACCTAAAGAGTCGCCTATGATATGGATGGCATCCTCTAGCAGGGGTGTAAGCAGCTACAGTTACAATTCCAATCGTCAGCTAACTGTATCAACTGTAGGGAAGTTTACTTATTACGTCACTGGTTTTATAAAAGGCGTAATACGTGGCATAAAGGCACGGGGTGATCGTGCATCTATATCTCGACTTTCATTGTTTCAACTTAAACGCCATATGATGAGACATTGTCCTGAGGAACTTCCTGTTTTTCATGCTAATTCCAGTATTGTGGAGAATCAGCAAAGCATCATTGACCAATCCCATGGAAATGACATACAGGAATACACGATAGGTACGTTAAAATAGTACATGTTGTCTAATTTCCTTTAGACCTTCGCAAAGTGTATCTTGGAGAGTTTCTATTCAACTATCGCTTGGCCTATTTCAATGATTACCGATGGCCTCTTTATACACAAACGAATGGAGCACGTGGCGAAGGCTTACAGCCAAATAGGGGAAACTCCATGGATCACGGATCGAAGTTAACTAATTTTGTGGACAGCTCAATTCTGCGTACCAAAATGGGCGACAGTGGTCTGTTGGTCACGAGTGTACAAGAAGGTTCTAGGGTGATAACAGGTATCCTTGTTTCAATTTGCATTGGAGCAATTATGTTAGCTGCTGTGTGTGATCCTCTGACCATGGGAAATGTTTTTGTCTCTAACGctaatgtgtaacataGGTGCACCTATTTGGTGTACTAGATTATTGGACTTCTCTCATTATTCTAAAAGGGATAATGGAGCATGAAGAGAATTGTCCTTGGAATAAGGGTCAATCGCTTGTGAATACCCCCCTGAGGAAACCATGTGAAGTCCGTAAGTGTGCCGTCTGGCATGACCTCAAGACTTGGTTTGGTTACACGGGTTCTAGTTTATCAAAAGTAGCTTTTGAAGATGTGTTTCGTGATGTTGCACATGGAGGGTCTGGGTATGTTATAAGATGTTTGTATATCCCACTGTTTGTAGGCTGTATGAGCGCATGGCCGTGGAGGGTGGTAACTTACTCCGTGAGGCTTCACGAGCGTTGGCTGCTAAGAAGGCTGAGGGCAACCAATTCATCCATTCAGTAGCGTCATTGGTTTTCCGTCGCGATTTGCAGCGCAGTACCCTAGGTTTAGTGCGGCAGTTATACATCCAGAAAGAGGTTACTATCATGAATGAGTCTAGTCTTTTGGAGTATTTTGCTAGATGTTATTTATCTGCTGCTCAATCTTTGACATCACCTCGTTCTGTATCGAATTATGTTCGTGTTTTACTATCTTATTCTTTAAACGAAGTTGCCGGTCAAGATTTCCATCGAGATCCCTCTGCATGGCTGCCCACTCTTTTGCAGCACATATATCACTCACAGGCTTTTCGTCACTTGCATTGTGACTCTGACAATCTGTTACTGAGggatttatatattctattcGGGTATCCTCATGATTACATCTTGCCAAGGGTACAAGAATGCTTCGATAACTTAGACGGGACTCACCAGGTATCCGTGCTGTATGCTTTACTCACAATTTATAGCTCCAGTGTGCTCACACGTCTGGAGAGGAACTGTTAGTTACGTTTGCAACAAAATATTTCTTTGAGTTGTATAAGGTTGGTAGCGTCTTTGGTCTTTAGACAACTCAGGCTCACCACGGCAATGACCGTGATGTCCTCGCTAAGGAGTATGCAACTACTCAAACACGGGAATTCATTAATAGCAAGGCCATTGAACTTTTTTCATGTGTATTTATGCGTTTACATCTCGTGTTCATTGGTGAGGAGGTCAACTACTTAAGGCAGCGTTCATTGGAGGAATGCAGGATAATATTTATGTAGGttactttatatattctatatatttacttAGTAACCTCCTGGGAGCTTGTTGgtcaatatcgcaaaaggAAGTCCGCAACACGTGGATGGCAAATCTGTTTCAAACTCTACGTCAGGTATGctttatttatattaaatcatCTTGGTTAGGTACAACTGGCAATAATAATGAACGGTTTAGACGATGTCAATTTGAAATTAAACCGGAAGTCACTAGAGTCTGGAGGTGACAGTTTCGTTAGTGAAGTTGCACGCTCTTTGGATTTTAGTGCCATGTTCAATACTACTTGTGGTAAATTGCAACCAGATACTCCTTCGAAGAGCAGCTTTATCGACCAGATATTTGCTAAAGCTGCGGATTTATTTTCCTTTACTTGCAATGCTACAGAGACTACATCTGAACCTCCcggtatgttttgttgTACTTTTTCATCATCTCTGCAGAGAATGAATTGCCAATTCACGTGCAATATGACAAGCACAGTAAGGAGgccaatatacacatcccCTTGTCTAAGATGGGCAACATGGAGCCTGTGGACTATCGTACCGTGCTCAGGAGTAAGGGTGAGAATGTCATGGAAATAGTGGTGTCGAAAAATGCTGACTTACCACGCCTCAACGTAAACCTTTAACgatgttataatataacTATAAACAAATGCATTGGAACGTGTCTCATATAGTAGCAGTCCACAGTTGCAAGGGTGGTGTGGGCAAGTCTACTGTTGCTGCAGGTTTGGCACTGTCTCTTAAAAACAACGGTCATTCCGTTGGAATCTGTGACCTCGATATATATGGTCCCAATATAGCTTCGATTCTAGGTCTGAGCAATTCGTATGTACTATGGAAACGAGTCCACTTCGCGGAATCCGGGATAGAGTACGATACACACGGGGGTCAAGATGCTAACGCCTTTAGCATCGGCTCTGCAGCCACATCCGGTGGCAAAGCATCATGTTGTTCTGATGTGTGCGATGACATAGGATTTACACCTGAtgaaactgctactacatGCCTTATGGAGCCTAAGGAGGCTCACGGCATTAAAGTAATGTCATTTTCTTTTATCAAATCTGAGCGCGAGTTGGTACGTCATGGTTACACTTTCCTTCTGTGGCTATATATTGCTATATAGCTCATAATATCACAGGGTTATGCGGCATATCGAGGACCCATTATCGACCAAATCGCATCGGAGTTAGTATTAAAAACAGATTGGGGCCGCCTGGACTATCTTATTTTAGACTTACCGCCCGGTACTGGTGACGTGATCATAACACTTATGGAGGACGTGAACATTTCTTCTTTGGTTGCGGTCACTACGCCTCACGAACTCAGGTATGCAGCTACGGCGtggtataatataatgCAGCATCAATGATTTATTTAAAGGTATCAACCTTTTCCAGGACTACGGGGTGCCTATTGTTTGTTTAGTTGAGAACATGTCCTATTTCGTATGTGACGGTTGCGACAAGCTTCACCACCTCTTTGGCTCCATTGACATTGACTTGACATTAAAAAGTTTGGGCATATCTGACCACGTATGCCTGCCTATTATCCCTTCTGGAGTTGACTTTGTACAATCGTTTTATTCTAACACGGATGTGCGTACAAAGTTCTTGGAGATTGCCACTCTGGTCACTAATTGCATGAATACAAACCGAAGTCAATTCAGCTCGATAAAGAGGTGAGTGTTGGTAATAACGTCTACACATCTTCACAGCACTCCACGTCACCATATCATGAAGAAACACAGTCCGCCATGCAGCAACGAAATAAACTGGTAGACATTAATGAATACTGTTTAACGGTTAGCCTTGGCAACACGTTCGATTTCATCTTTCTTCTTGATGGCGTAGGAGCTGGGCGATTCCTTTGCGCAGTTCATGATTTCGTCAGCTAAGCACTCCGCGATAGTTTTGATGTTTCTGAATGCTGCGTTCCTGGCACCGGTACATATCAGGTATATAGCCTGGTTAACCCTCCTTAGTGGAGAGACATCGACTGCCTGACGACGTACGACACCTGCAGAACCGATTCTGGTAGAGTCTTCCCTGGGACCACCGTTCTTCACGGCATCTACAAATACCTGAATAGGGTTCTGGTCCGTCATCAAATGGATGATCTCGAATGCGTGCATAACAATACGGATAGCCTTCAGTTTCTTTCCGCTGTTCCTACACAATTGTTAAGTCGTTTTCGGTCAATGCAATTAAGGTCGCATATACAGAAATCAGATAGGGGCGAAAATTTGATTGCATCGCTTTAAAAGCTTATTTGAACTATTGATATCATCATTTTCCATGTGAACCTCGCATATATGGTGTACACATACGACGTCAGACCATTGTACCGTCACTTTAATGAATGCAATTTACCACGTACCTGCCATGCATCATCAATGAGTTGACTAGACGCTCGACAATTGGGCATAGAGTCTTCCTGAAACGCTTCTTCTGGTATCTTCCGGCGGTGTGAGGTGTAAAAACACGAGCTTTGCCCTGGATGGCGATGCAGTCGACCTGAGCGGCGTTAGTGAATGTAGGGAAAGATTCCTCCTGCTGGGCCCAGCACGTAAAACAGCGCCGTTAAGCCTCAGCACGAAGGGAAAGATCATATAAAGTCCATTATGCTTTAGAATTTCACGgcaaatgaatatataggCCGCTAGACGCTTACCAGTGAGAGGTCGGACAAGCTGACGCTGTCGTAGGGCCACTTGCGAAACAGCGCAAGTTCAGCCTTCATCTTGATTAGCGTTAATTTACTTTTCCACGTAATATTTTTGAGGTGTGAACTACTGTGCAAGTTTTCAAGGCATAAATCTGTGCATCTAACGTTGCCCCAGGGTTACGGAAGCAACACCCAACGATCGTAACGCTAGTTAAACGACACGCAGAGTGTGATTTAATATGcttatgaaatatatatggctTTCGTTGAGTGGACGTTGTGTTTTCGGCTTATTGAAAGAACCCAATTTCATTCCACCCCCCAACACGTTCCTGCCTCTGCCATATCAAACTTCGCGTTGACTGAATATTACTGATTTATTCAGTactatatcaatataatacTAAGTTATATAAAGctgttatattttaaacTAGCTGGCTTTGTAGGTGTGATATCACCGGTTATATCTATTCACACTATCACCTTTAATCAATGGGTTACAGTAATATCCATTTCGaacgatatataatacGCTACGTACATTATTGTGATTTAATGCCATATCATTATTACTTATCGGGGGTACCATGATACTATTTCTCAATCCCCTTGCTATAACGCGACGTTAAGTCGTCAATTGACTTCTATACTCGCAAAAAACAGATTCCTAATTAGTATACTCCCACGTGGAATATCTAGAACCACATTCTGTACCTATATCTACATTTCGTATATTGTTCTGCCTCATAACATTGAGACATAGTTATTCTACCACTTATTCACTTTATCTATAACATCCACTGGGTTATTACACCTTATGGTATCCCTTTTGGGGAAGCTGGTAAATTTGACCAGGGGGAAAGTCATCCACGTATTCTTCTGTGGCTTGCGTGGATCCGGGAAGACAACACTTTTATATAAATCCTTGATAAAAGGTCAGTTTGCCATTGCCATTCAGTGTGCATGTCTTCCTTATGCACGGGTAAACATTAATTGTGTATTATCAGTTATCTAGATACATATAACTTTTATTTTCCATTGTCTAGATATTCTGACATCTGTTAATCCTGTGTCCATTGTTTACAGATTGGGTCAATATTAGTAACGAGATTGAGCCTACTATTCTGTATCACTATGAAGAGTTGTGGTTGAAGCGGAAGTGCTTTGGCATATGGGATTTCAGTGGAGATTCCAAGGTAATGTTGTTTGTCAGTTCTTGTCATATTTACAGATTAAAGACATACCTGCGTATGTATCTAAACTCGTTCATGTTACGGCTATAGTTTTTCTGATTAACTCAGTGGAGCACCCTGAGACGGCATGTAATGAGATAATTGGGCGTTTAGAAAGCttatataatgaagaaTCTTGTTGTAATACATTGTTCATTATAGCTTTCAATCAGATATCGCATGAATTGCAACATTATGAGCTCGAGTCTTTGATTAAGAACCACTTTTCCTCATCAGGTCGATTTCATTTTACCACGATTAATGCTTTGGATGGGTTGGCGGATTGTAATTGGCTGAATTGCCTGGAAACCATTCATCTACACTACAAGAATACAATGAGTCGGCAACAGTGACACCTGTGTACCATAATGATAGCATCTTCTATAGTTGCCCAATGTATCTGATCTGTAGTGTTGCAGACCCCGTCTATATGGATATAATTATCACATTAGTACATAAATACATTTACTAGCAACACGGCTATATTATAAAGCTACGGCAATCACGTGTCATTATCCCGATCTTGGTTTAGTAGTCAATACAAAAGCCTTGTTTTATTCGTAACTGTCCTACTTCGTTTATCACGCTATATCATATCTTAGCAACactatataacattagcTATTCGTTCTACTTTGGCTGTAGAAGTAGCCTAACTACAGGATTGCGATTTCATTAGCTGAAAAGTTCGTTGGCCAGTGTATCTGCAAGGCAGCATATTTCCAATTTAATACACGTATAATGCGAAAGTTGTGTAATGATATCTGCGCAGCTATCGCGGAAATACTCTTTTCGTTCATCTTCTATGTTGCCGGGGTTGACACCTACATGTACATGCTGGAATGCCATTTCGTAGACCAATTGCACATCTGTGGGATCCTTTATGATATCTGATATCACATCCACGCTTTGTTGTAtgatatgtataatttTCTTTACCTCTCCATCATGGTATGCTTCACTATGTCGTTGCGACACCCACAGTGTAACGTGCTGCTTCAATTGGAGTGATATAGCCTCCGAGAGCATGTGCAACAATCTCTGTTTTAACGACTCCATATCGTCGGATGACTTTTGAGCTCCTTGGTACAGGTCTTTGAAATTACTTTCTAGTTCCTCTGATACAACGGTAGCACTTCTTTCGTATGTGTTGATCGATTCCGATGCGTTATTGAGTGCCTTGGTTACTACATCTATTACTCTATGGGAGAAGTATCTCAGTGCTTCTGCCATGAGGCAGCTCTTACGCACTAGCGTGTAGTCCAATTCAATTGGTGAGAATTCCAGGCTCGAGACTTCTGCATCCACTAATGAATGGAACATTTCCACTAGGTGCACGCAGTCCTGGGCAACAGCGTCGGCAACGTCCGGGAGCGCCTCTGCTAAAAAGGGGTATAGATTCAATCTTTCATCTAATGCAGTACACGACGTGACCAATGAGAACATTTCTTCATCTTGTTCCATTGCGTAGATActtgttttatatttatcccAGGTTTCCCTAACAAACGCATTTTGAACTGCTACCATGTTTCCTACTTTCATTGATTCCAGACATGACATACCGACTTTACGGCTATTATCCTCTACGATAGAGCCCAGTTGTGTATTTCTACTTTTTTCCAGGTTTGCGAGTCCATTTTTAATTCCTGGTAGCCAGTTACTTTCAACAGCGTGCGATTTATGTTCATTCCATTCCGTTTCTAGTGTTTGCCACAGCATTGAGAAGAACACGTCATTTGCGTTAATTTCTGCCAGTAGTCTATCATATTTCGTTCTGAACGTTTTGTATCCTTCTATGAATGTTACAAAGTCCTGCACCTCTCTTTCTTCTTTCCATGTACAGTATAGTATCATTTGGCTTGCAAAATCTGCGAATGCGTTTTTCGAGATATCATCGACTATATTTTTTATCGATGCACAATATCCTAGATACTCATCCACTAGGCTGATGTTGGCAATATCGGTATCAATTCCACTATCCAATATGACTTCGTCCATTGACTGGCATTCGAAATACGATGCATAATCAAATGCGTCTTCGCATGTTGTTGGCAATACAATTGCTTTAGTGATAAGCCTGTTGATGGGTGAGTTAGCGGTTAAATTACCTCGTGGAGAAGTGGGACACAAAGTTTCTCTTATTACGTGCAATATCTTCTGGATCAGCATTGTGGATTCTTCCGGTTGCAATATTTCAGCATCTCTTCTTTTCATTCGTTGTACGCATAGTATTTGCCTAAGTATCATGCACCCCCAAACCTGGCATAAAAACAGATATGCTAGCAGGGCGACTTTCTGCTTTTCAAAAGTATCTGCGAAACTATACCAGTTATCGAACTTTCCGATTTTATTGGTATTTCTGGATACATTGCTTGTGGTTCTCAGTGTACTTAATGCATCTCGTAGTGTGGTAGCGTTCATCAAGGCCACCAACGGTTGTTGCATATGCCTAAGTGATGTTTTCATGAGCTCTATTGATGTTGTGACATCGTTATTATTTCCCAATTCCAGCAATGCCATCAGTGCAAGTTTGACAAATTTTGTTTCTGCTACCCGTTCTAGGTTGGCGATGGTATCGTTTAGAACAGAGGCCATCGACTTTGCGAGTTTGAATTTACCGGCATCACCGTAGAGGTACTTGATTGAGCACGTTGCAACTATATTTGCTATAGCAATTCCATGTGACTCCGAGACgctttgtatatattctgGTAGGGCCGTTATACCTCTTAACTCCTGTAGGTACCCCAAGAGTATTTGCAAATCTTTCTTACGTGCTATTCCATTTTGCAATACCGAATCTAATTCCTTTTCTACATCTgcatttgttgtatttcGTGTGGGTGTGTTTGTTAGGGCCGTTTCGCTTTCAATATCTGCTCTTATCCGATTGATTTGTTGTGTTAGATCTTGGAAGCGGGCGTGCAACTCTTCTACGCTTGTACAAGCTTCGTGGACGTGTATATATCTTCTTTCTAGCATTTCTTGTAGTTCTGCGTTTACTGTTTCCAGTTGTGCTTCCATAGAGGACATTACTTCCGGTATACATTCCAGTTCTTTTCTAAATACTTCATTTTTCTCTACTTGATAATCTTCGCTGTAATATTCCTTAGGCACATGTGTTTCGCTTGGCAGATGATTTTCATTTATACTATCTGTATTTTGTGCATCATTTATACCTTCCTCCATCATTGAGTAGAAGACAGACACCTGGCTTATATATTCCGTGAAATCAAATTCTTCTTTGGGTATTACTTTTGATTTGTTTGACGCCTGTAATGCGTCGGAATGATCTCCGCTTGCAACGTAATTCCTTAGGAATCCTGTGAAATACTTCCCGGTGAATACCCCTTCTTCACGTATTTCGTCGTACACGGGGCACCCCCAATCACGTAGAGCTATGGTTGATATGTTCGATGTTATACCGAGTTCAAGGTGGCTCCCTTGGTGGTATGTGCGATTTATAGCGCCAGATGAAGTTTCTTCTTCCTCCTCGCTGTTAAAGTTTACTCCCTTTATATGGGATAGACCATCCGTCAATAATGTGTTACTACGACTCACTTCTGCAGTGTTTGTATTGTTGGTTCTGTTGTTGACGCCCTTTTGTACGATTATTTTTTTCAAAAACTCTGGTACAAGTTTAACCATTGTAGTACCATTATGATCTCAGTAACGCTAATATGAGAGCTGCAGTTTTTTGGCTGTCTGTCCTTGTCAATGCGTGTATAGCGTCACCTTCCATTTGGAATAGAGTACTATAGAATGGTTTCATTAATGTACCAAATGATGTCcgttaaaattaaaattaTTACTATCTTGTTGCATGATTTTAACACAACCGGTGTTTGTTTATCGTGTATTGGTTGTCTTAACTTAATGTGTGGTGTAATACGGCATCCATTGGACCTATATTAGTCTCGAGTTTACCAGGAACTATTATTTTAGACATGACgggtaacatatatattacctgATACTTCATATTTGTTATCACCATACACATGGCTCGCCACTGCGGGTCTTACTTATGTCACACCCATCTGGTGATACATATCCAATAACACTACCTAGATATTAATTATACCAATTACCACGACATATACACCTTGTTCTATGATTCCTACTTTGGGAATCCGCTTATGGCAATGCTGCAACACTCTGGGTCCACCAGGAAAGTGCGTTTTAGCTAGGTAGAGCTAGAATCTATCATTCCTGTGTGTAGCACACTATCCACGAGCTCCTTGTTGCTGTTACTGTACTGAGTGTCCCTGTTATTGTAGACACGTGGTACTCACTGGGTATGTAAACCAATCTGGGCAGATAATGAGGTTATTTCGTGACTGTGCTCAGAAttctatattttaattCGCTAGTTGTCCATCACGGTAAATGAAGGGCTTTGCCGCATCTTATATAGTGTTGCACATCACACAACAGACACCTGTTTCTAGTGTGCGTGATGGTAATTCTTACAATGAGATATTTTTACCTCTAGCGATTATTTGTAGGTTATAGCATATATGATTCTTTTGGCCTGGGGATATGCCCATTTGTCTAATTTATCTAAGGTATGATTTACTAGGGCGTCACGCGTAATGGTTATAACCTGGTTAATGAATTCTTTTGGAGCTTTTTGCTATATTTGCTAGATTCATTGTTTGTTTGATCTTTTACTAAGATGGATAACCGTATGGAGACGGATGCGTTTTATTCGTTACGCAATCACATTCGTTACATGTTTCATCGTTCTCCGCAGGCTAAGAATGCCATCCACTACGACAGTAAGGTTCTTCGTATGAAATTCAATTCAATTCTATCTAATCGTGGTAATGAGGCTTCCAAGATACTTGCTTCAGATTTGGTGAACATCTGCAGTAGACACAACATTAAGAAGTGTTTAAAGCTTTGCAGTTGCAGTTTGCGTGACAGGACTGTATCTCCTACTAGTAAGATAAATGCTATGCAACTAGTGGTCATCATTGCTTTATCTAATGACTACAATGCATATTTGGTTGCTAGGTCAAAAGTTTTGGAGATTGTTGCCAGGATTGGGGATCAGCGTGACAGTCCCAGTCGCAAATCTCTTCTTGGTGGTTGGAACAATGCTGTTCAGTTATCTAAATGCATTAATTACGCCAATGCTATAATTGAGACGTTATCTAAAATTGAGGTTTTCGATTTGACTCTTCACCAGAGTTTACCTTTTGGTGTTATGTGTTTACTTTCTCAATGCAACCAATTACGTCTTCAGCAGCTTGCCATTGGTTCTGTGCCTTTGAACCACCTTACTTCCAATAGGAAGCCATCGGATGGTGGGTCTTACTCTGGTTCAGCTCGTGAGAACTATGACAGTGCCGTGCCCAAATCATATAGGACACGTGTGAAGGGTCTTGAATTCACTGTTTCAAAGATTCAGGATGAGATGGAGGACTTGGGTGTCTTGGTTGATGATGACAGTCCTGGTATTCTTCCGGAGCGCGCTCCTACGGTTGAGAATCGTTTGATAGAGTTGGTCAGCAACCTTTGTTACTTACGGGGTGAGGCCAGCAATTTATTGAATGAGATGATAGACGCCGACGAGTGCAACATGAATGCCAATTTGACTGCATTGATAGGCCAAATAAAGAACTTGGAGGTACAATGCCGCAGTGGATATTTGGATAAGGACGCTTACGCCGACACTCGTGCTTTGAATCTAACTTTTAACCACTTGGAAAGGACGGACAATTACCACGATGAATTCCACACTACCGTTGACCGTTTAGACCTCCCATACATCAGCAACAAGCATGACGAAACGTCTTCTATGCATTCCTTTAAATCTATTGTTACCTATGCTACTAACAAGTCCAAAAAGCCGGGAAACAGCTCTAACAACATGTTGTCACCTGTTCCACTTCGGATCGCCCCGTGTTCCAGTGATACCACCTCTATGCGTATAAGCAACTTCTCGGTAGAGGCCAATGTATCTAGTTTTGAGAACAATTCCACCTCTATGGATACTGGCTTATTGAATCGTTCTGAAGCTGAGTATAACGATTGCCATTCGCTTGAGACACCTAATTCATTCCAGTTCTATGACAGTTCGTTAACCACGTCCAACGTTGATAGTTCCTTGGTTTCCAATACAGCTGAGGTATCCACTAACCCGTCTGTGTATGACAGCCCCTATCACTTAGACGCCAGCGAGGCCGTTAGTGCCTTGGGTAGGGCAGGCTCACCTGATATGAAGGCACCCACTGGTGACCCTTCACCAGACTGCGACACTGCGGCGAATGGGCCAAGTACCCCTAAAAACACGAAGGATGGGCTATGTGACGTGGGTGTAGGTAGGGCAGACTACCGGCACGGTGATTCAAACACTGCTGACTCTAGGGTAGCCGATGTGTTGGCACCATATTCGGATATAAAGGATGGAAATCAATCTCGTATGAGGGATGTGAGTGCTTTACCATTTTCTAAGCACACTCCCTTGAGTCGTGTTTTTAACATTGACATTCTGAATGAGGAGGCTGACACTGAGGACGACAACAGCAATTCTGACTCTAGCAATGCTCC
This is a stretch of genomic DNA from Babesia bovis T2Bo chromosome 1, whole genome shotgun sequence. It encodes these proteins:
- a CDS encoding 40S ribosomal protein S5/S7 family protein, which produces MKAELALFRKWPYDSVSLSDLSLVDCIAIQGKARVFTPHTAGRYQKKRFRKTLCPIVERLVNSLMMHGRNSGKKLKAIRIVMHAFEIIHLMTDQNPIQVFVDAVKNGGPREDSTRIGSAGVVRRQAVDVSPLRRVNQAIYLICTGARNAAFRNIKTIAECLADEIMNCAKESPSSYAIKKKDEIERVAKANR
- a CDS encoding ADP-ribosylation factor family protein, producing the protein MVSLLGKLVNLTRGKVIHVFFCGLRGSGKTTLLYKSLIKDWVNISNEIEPTILYHYEELWLKRKCFGIWDFSGDSKIKDIPAYVSKLVHVTAIVFLINSVEHPETACNEIIGRLESLYNEESCCNTLFIIAFNQISHELQHYELESLIKNHFSSSGRFHFTTINALDGLADCNWLNCLETIHLHYKNTMSRQQ
- a CDS encoding Peptidase C13 family protein → MLLLLVVYCCIGLSICEDDFGGSIAAIGPDTLGFFGRYKSALTNARLNYRDGFNVTDYISLKGLIHGIERDMLVRYKEVNATLFSTSRFYYNYRHVGNVAAVEATIQQYGLVPRKQSISLIPETCLCHPTNAHPGRIYVDKSVDMTDYKNDIRYDKGNMFLEDMYIAYRSMAVRLHNLRYVMSHRFPKKYPISSRVSVKYRVDIESVDKQYDLPSHFVYMTGHGGDRYFQFQAKDVIAASDIEMYVKEFIVKHPNVHSFLVTDTCEASTLFERLPKESPMIWMASSSRGVSSYSYNSNRQLTVSTVGKFTYYVTGFIKGVIRGIKARGDRASISRLSLFQLKRHMMRHCPEELPVFHANSSIVENQQSIIDQSHGNDIQEYTIDLRKVYLGEFLFNYRLAYFNDYRWPLYTQTNGARGEGLQPNRGNSMDHGSKLTNFVDSSILRTKMGDSGLLVTSVQEGSRVITGILVSICIGAIMLAAVCDPLTMGNVFVSNANV
- a CDS encoding ParA/MinD ATPase like family protein — translated: MHWNVSHIVAVHSCKGGVGKSTVAAGLALSLKNNGHSVGICDLDIYGPNIASILGLSNSYVLWKRVHFAESGIEYDTHGGQDANAFSIGSAATSGGKASCCSDVCDDIGFTPDETATTCLMEPKEAHGIKVMSFSFIKSERELGYAAYRGPIIDQIASELVLKTDWGRLDYLILDLPPGTGDVIITLMEDVNISSLVAVTTPHELSINDLFKGINLFQDYGVPIVCLVENMSYFVCDGCDKLHHLFGSIDIDLTLKSLGISDHVCLPIIPSGVDFVQSFYSNTDVRTKFLEIATLVTNCMNTNRSQFSSIKSTPRHHIMKKHSPPCSNEINW